In a single window of the Acidobacteriota bacterium genome:
- a CDS encoding efflux RND transporter periplasmic adaptor subunit has product MRGKFGAIILITAAVIAAIAGAACGAGGKSENANTAAAAPTTVPVETTQAVVRQIPKYFEATGNLASDAATDVAPAIGGKIVEVNFDVGSYVEKGSVLVRLDDRDARIRVEQAEAQVEQQKKAVNQAVAALRQAQIRLGVRDGETFDIEKFSQVISTRANLELAEKELARAERLYATEDISRSLLDQRRAQRDALVGQLAEARSNAAVAVKAITAAETAVVSARAAVNTAQTQVDQAKKALSDTVITAPISGYISERIADPGEFVTPNAPNTKVATIVRTGTLRLRIDVPEQSIGSVKIGQSISMQTSAYPDRNFAGRVVRMLPTLNAQARSLTVEAEVPNTDGLLKPGQFAIVRITQAEPENAVMVPVAAVKTEGDVNKVFVIRDGAAREQLVQLGLLEDRMIQIKSGVAEGDIVAVSNLDSLFDGVFVAQ; this is encoded by the coding sequence ATGAGAGGAAAGTTCGGCGCGATCATTTTGATCACCGCTGCAGTGATAGCGGCGATAGCAGGGGCCGCGTGCGGAGCGGGCGGCAAGTCGGAGAACGCCAACACGGCCGCTGCGGCACCGACGACCGTACCGGTGGAGACCACGCAGGCCGTCGTTCGCCAGATACCGAAATACTTTGAGGCGACCGGCAACCTTGCCAGCGACGCTGCTACGGATGTCGCTCCGGCAATAGGCGGCAAGATAGTCGAGGTCAATTTCGACGTCGGCAGTTACGTCGAGAAAGGAAGTGTACTTGTTCGTTTGGACGACCGCGACGCACGCATCCGCGTCGAACAGGCTGAGGCTCAGGTTGAGCAGCAGAAAAAGGCGGTGAATCAGGCCGTCGCCGCCCTTCGACAGGCACAGATCCGTCTCGGCGTTCGTGACGGCGAGACCTTCGACATAGAAAAGTTTTCGCAGGTGATATCAACGCGGGCGAACTTGGAACTCGCGGAAAAAGAACTCGCCCGTGCTGAAAGGCTCTACGCCACTGAAGACATCTCGCGTTCGCTGCTCGACCAGCGTCGGGCACAGCGTGACGCGCTCGTAGGCCAACTCGCGGAGGCACGTTCGAACGCAGCCGTTGCGGTCAAGGCGATAACAGCCGCCGAAACCGCCGTCGTTTCAGCACGAGCAGCTGTCAACACCGCCCAAACGCAGGTCGATCAGGCGAAAAAAGCTTTGTCCGATACTGTCATCACCGCACCGATCAGCGGTTACATTTCAGAACGCATCGCCGATCCCGGCGAATTCGTAACCCCGAACGCACCGAATACAAAGGTCGCGACGATCGTCCGTACCGGCACGCTGCGTCTCAGAATAGACGTTCCCGAACAGTCGATCGGTTCGGTAAAGATCGGCCAAAGCATCTCAATGCAGACGAGTGCTTATCCGGACCGCAATTTTGCGGGCCGCGTGGTTCGAATGCTGCCCACGCTGAATGCGCAGGCAAGGTCGCTGACGGTCGAGGCTGAAGTTCCGAACACGGACGGCTTGCTCAAGCCCGGACAGTTCGCCATTGTGCGGATCACACAGGCGGAACCTGAGAACGCAGTGATGGTTCCGGTCGCAGCGGTCAAGACAGAGGGCGACGTGAACAAGGTCTTTGTCATCCGCGACGGGGCGGCTCGCGAACAATTGGTTCAGTTGGGGCTGCTGGAAGACCGGATGATACAGATCAAATCCGGCGTTGCAGAGGGCGATATCGTCGCAGTATCCAATCTCGATTCACTTTTCGACGGAGTTTTCGTCGCTCAATAG
- a CDS encoding NAD(P)H-quinone oxidoreductase: MKSININGFGDDLDVSLSDVDDVREPAANEIRVRVHAAGLNRADLLQIRGLYPPPAGVDPRIPGLEYAGVVESAGIDVHTFSTGDRVMGITAGCSFAEYVNVHADTAMLIPDRLSFTEAAAIPEAFITAHDAAFVQAGLKEGETLLIHAVGSGVGLAALQMAAAKGIKTIGTSRTADKLERCKEYGLEHAIALPDGPEFAEKVMSETDSKGVDVILDLVGAAYFDENLRSLATKGRLMLVGLTAGRKAEFDMGPALTKRLTIKGTVLRSRSTEEKIDATRRFADEMLPLFETGKLRPNVDGVFAAADVKEALEYLSSDRSFGKVVLEF; encoded by the coding sequence GTGAAATCGATAAATATCAATGGATTTGGCGACGATCTCGACGTGTCATTGAGCGATGTCGACGACGTTCGTGAGCCCGCCGCAAACGAGATCCGCGTCCGTGTTCACGCAGCCGGTCTGAATCGGGCAGATCTGCTGCAGATACGCGGGCTTTATCCGCCGCCCGCGGGCGTTGATCCCAGAATTCCCGGGCTGGAATACGCAGGTGTGGTCGAATCCGCCGGCATAGATGTGCATACGTTTTCGACAGGCGACCGCGTAATGGGAATTACCGCGGGCTGCTCCTTCGCCGAATACGTCAATGTCCACGCCGACACGGCGATGCTGATACCTGACCGGCTTTCATTTACAGAAGCCGCCGCCATTCCCGAAGCATTCATCACTGCTCATGATGCCGCATTTGTTCAGGCCGGTTTGAAAGAAGGCGAGACGCTGCTGATACACGCCGTCGGTTCAGGCGTCGGGCTTGCCGCACTTCAAATGGCGGCAGCAAAAGGTATCAAGACCATCGGAACGTCCCGCACCGCCGACAAATTGGAACGCTGTAAAGAGTACGGGCTCGAACACGCTATTGCGCTGCCGGACGGGCCTGAGTTTGCAGAGAAAGTCATGTCCGAGACTGACAGCAAAGGCGTCGATGTAATTCTCGACCTTGTTGGTGCAGCGTATTTCGATGAGAACCTGCGTTCGCTCGCAACGAAGGGCCGCCTGATGCTGGTTGGGTTAACAGCGGGACGAAAGGCCGAATTTGATATGGGGCCGGCGCTGACCAAGCGGCTGACGATCAAAGGAACAGTTCTGCGTTCTCGGTCAACTGAGGAAAAGATCGACGCGACACGGCGATTTGCGGACGAGATGCTGCCGCTGTTTGAGACGGGAAAGCTGCGGCCGAACGTCGATGGCGTATTTGCGGCGGCGGACGTGAAAGAAGCCTTGGAGTATCTTAGCTCTGATCGGAGTTTCGGGAAAGTGGTTTTGGAATTTTAA
- a CDS encoding VWA domain-containing protein: protein MLHTRKISFALFLLLSAAIFTSAQSGRVQPTPTPTPRDDDTVKITIEEIKLNVLAFDDSGKFFRGVTENDLVIVENDRLHPPTSVRRIPANVLIIMDTGGELRYVKSLDRTRRVAIALIDALAEGNSIAVMQYADKPELLAEWTNDRGEARAAVARSSFGRKSAFVDALNHAAELMKRSGLENRHIVLITDGTDSVANSSAKVDALQRLTATDASVHVFSYTEMESVDIEPRTKGISKTPPPRPMPDEIADTLPNGVRDAAKAPRIATINTDRTFIRRMKARKADLDLSQEQLGKLAENTNGELILPGTVDEMIEKAPRVARMIDSVYVVTYMPREEAVGTRGIAERKIEVVSKRPGLTVQARRKLLIATQN, encoded by the coding sequence ATGTTGCACACAAGAAAGATCTCATTCGCATTGTTTTTGCTGCTGTCGGCGGCGATCTTTACCTCCGCGCAGAGCGGTCGTGTGCAGCCGACGCCCACACCAACACCCCGGGACGACGACACGGTAAAGATCACTATTGAAGAGATAAAACTGAACGTCCTCGCCTTTGACGACAGCGGCAAATTCTTTCGCGGTGTGACCGAAAACGATCTGGTCATCGTCGAAAACGATCGCCTGCATCCGCCGACCAGCGTCCGCCGCATTCCTGCAAATGTTCTTATCATTATGGATACGGGCGGCGAGCTGCGCTACGTGAAATCGCTTGACCGTACGCGACGCGTAGCGATTGCTCTCATCGACGCTCTCGCTGAAGGCAATTCCATTGCGGTGATGCAGTATGCCGACAAGCCCGAACTGCTGGCGGAATGGACGAACGACAGAGGCGAGGCGCGTGCCGCAGTAGCAAGGTCGAGTTTTGGCAGAAAGTCAGCGTTTGTCGATGCGCTCAACCACGCCGCCGAATTGATGAAGCGTTCGGGCCTCGAGAACCGCCACATCGTATTGATCACGGACGGCACGGACAGTGTTGCCAATTCGTCCGCGAAGGTTGACGCGCTTCAACGGCTGACCGCGACCGACGCGAGTGTTCACGTTTTCAGCTACACAGAAATGGAATCCGTGGATATCGAACCGCGCACCAAAGGCATTTCCAAAACACCTCCACCGCGGCCAATGCCGGACGAGATCGCTGATACGCTGCCCAACGGCGTCCGCGACGCTGCGAAAGCTCCGCGCATCGCGACCATCAACACCGACCGCACTTTTATTCGACGTATGAAGGCCCGCAAGGCCGATCTGGACCTGAGCCAGGAACAGCTCGGCAAGCTCGCCGAGAACACCAACGGCGAATTGATTCTGCCCGGCACCGTCGACGAAATGATCGAAAAGGCACCACGCGTCGCACGTATGATCGATTCTGTTTATGTGGTCACCTATATGCCCCGCGAAGAGGCCGTCGGCACACGCGGCATCGCCGAACGAAAGATCGAGGTCGTCTCAAAACGCCCGGGCCTCACGGTTCAGGCCCGCCGTAAACTGCTGATCGCAACTCAAAACTAG
- a CDS encoding transcriptional repressor: MAMVKGNENVTGLTRQREAVLRVIRDSEEHLTANEVFAHAKALLPSISFATVYNSLRFLKDAGHIAEIQFGNGASRFDRFTHRHDHAICTSCGKLVDIEMPMPKQFVSRAAEMSHFKPESLEFTLRGTCPDCQAAN; the protein is encoded by the coding sequence ATGGCTATGGTCAAGGGGAATGAAAATGTTACGGGTTTGACGCGGCAGCGGGAAGCTGTATTGCGAGTTATCCGCGATTCTGAAGAGCACCTAACGGCGAACGAGGTCTTTGCTCATGCAAAAGCTCTGCTGCCGTCGATCTCATTTGCGACGGTTTACAACAGCCTACGGTTTTTGAAAGACGCCGGACATATTGCCGAGATACAGTTCGGCAACGGTGCCAGCCGATTTGACCGTTTCACCCACCGGCACGATCACGCCATCTGCACCTCGTGCGGAAAACTGGTCGATATCGAAATGCCGATGCCGAAGCAGTTCGTCTCAAGAGCGGCGGAAATGTCGCACTTTAAGCCCGAAAGCCTCGAATTCACCCTCCGCGGCACCTGTCCCGATTGCCAAGCTGCGAATTAG
- a CDS encoding DUF883 family protein, which translates to MSEFEAEVKKAEKELEQGLIPVGNGGFGDGAMNDEFLGDLKMQAQEYGQQIKDAAEKARDFASEKFTQAGDKIKDLSSKDPKELVEDAKEFARQKPGQTILISAAVGLVLGLLLRGRK; encoded by the coding sequence ATGTCAGAATTTGAAGCGGAAGTAAAGAAAGCGGAAAAGGAATTGGAACAGGGCCTGATCCCGGTCGGAAACGGCGGATTTGGCGACGGCGCAATGAACGATGAATTTTTAGGAGACCTCAAAATGCAGGCACAGGAATACGGACAGCAGATCAAGGACGCGGCCGAGAAGGCACGCGATTTTGCATCAGAGAAATTTACGCAGGCAGGCGACAAGATCAAGGACCTTTCATCAAAGGATCCGAAAGAGCTTGTCGAGGACGCAAAGGAATTTGCACGGCAGAAACCGGGCCAGACGATCCTGATCTCGGCGGCCGTGGGGCTCGTGTTGGGATTGCTTCTGCGCGGACGCAAGTAG
- a CDS encoding efflux RND transporter permease subunit — MLILSLVVVGAFSFMSLGVDLFPKIDFPTITVTVTNPGASPEEIETEITDKIEEAVNTISGIDEMRSVSLEGVSQVFVQFILEKNVNIAAQEVENRVQSVIPRLPETAERPTVQKLDTDAAPVLRISISAPKSLREVTEVAKKQIKERIQSINGVGQVTIIGGVERQIHVWIDPDKLRSYNVTPAEVSGSLRIQNVEFPSGRLDEGQRETAVRTIGKIQRPEEFENVVVATRGGYQVKVKDLGYVEDGAEEPRSEARLNGQPAVTLIVSKQSGQNTVAVAEEIKERLKEIEPTLPPEFQMRIIGDNSIFIKNAVGALEEHLTIGSLLASIVVFFFLWNFRATFIAALAIPTSIIATFALMYAMGYTLNSITMLSLTLMVGIVIDDAIIVLENIYRFVEEKGMNPYQAAIEGTRDIGLAVLATTLSLMAVFVPIGFMQGIVGRFMSSFGLTASFAVGVSLIVSFTLTPMLAARLIKHKTKTKGLEENENEHEAKSKERGWFRYLDATYTFLLKFAMGHRWVIISVCIFVFLSIVPLFIFVGKNFLPVDDQSQFEIQVRAPEGTSLGATSQIFERIAAEVRKMPGVTDTLATVGGGTQLVVNSGTIYVKLADIKDRTKSQEEMMADARDLLAQFPAELRTAVQQVQAFSGGGFRNANVQFLIAGPDLKKLEEYSDKILAKMKTVPDAVDVDSTLIAGKPELQLEVDRDTAADLGVRIGDVSQALNTLVAGQEATTFNSGSDQYSVRVRAINTFRTDVEGLKRLIVPSSKLGWVTLDRVVTVKEGTSPSSIDRTNRQRQVTLLANTRAGGSAASITSAIDSYVKELNLPAEYKTGYVGQSKEMGKAGFYFLLAFVLSFIFMYIVLAAQFESFIHPVTILLTLPLAIPFGILSLLIAGQTVNIFSGLGVLLLFGVVKKNAILQIDHTNSLRSTGLSRYDAIIQANRDRLRPILMTTIALVAGMMPLVLATGAGSGTNRSIGVLVVGGQTLCLLLTLLAVPVFYSLFDDLSEMRIFNSIGRFGERFFSTIKRRTAATASSIIGRQ; from the coding sequence ATGCTCATTCTCTCGCTCGTCGTCGTGGGTGCTTTTTCGTTCATGAGCCTCGGCGTCGATCTTTTTCCGAAGATCGATTTTCCGACCATCACCGTGACGGTGACCAATCCCGGGGCCTCGCCCGAAGAGATCGAGACCGAGATAACCGACAAGATCGAAGAAGCCGTCAATACCATCAGCGGTATCGACGAGATGCGTTCGGTCTCGCTCGAAGGCGTGTCGCAGGTCTTTGTCCAGTTCATTCTCGAAAAGAACGTAAATATCGCGGCTCAGGAGGTGGAGAACCGCGTCCAGAGCGTCATACCTCGTCTGCCCGAAACGGCAGAACGCCCGACCGTGCAAAAGCTGGACACCGACGCGGCTCCCGTTCTGCGAATATCTATCTCCGCACCGAAGTCGCTCCGTGAAGTGACTGAGGTCGCCAAAAAGCAGATCAAAGAGCGAATCCAGTCGATCAACGGCGTCGGTCAGGTGACCATCATCGGCGGCGTCGAGCGGCAGATCCACGTCTGGATCGATCCCGACAAACTTCGCTCTTACAACGTAACGCCGGCCGAAGTTTCGGGATCTCTGAGGATACAGAACGTCGAATTTCCGAGCGGCCGCCTGGATGAAGGCCAGCGTGAAACTGCCGTTCGCACGATAGGAAAGATCCAAAGACCTGAGGAGTTTGAGAACGTCGTCGTCGCCACACGCGGCGGCTATCAGGTCAAGGTGAAAGACCTAGGCTACGTCGAGGACGGTGCTGAGGAACCGCGTTCCGAGGCGCGTCTGAACGGCCAGCCTGCAGTTACGCTGATCGTCTCGAAACAGTCAGGACAAAACACTGTCGCCGTCGCCGAAGAGATAAAGGAACGCCTGAAAGAGATCGAGCCGACGCTGCCGCCTGAATTTCAGATGCGGATCATCGGTGACAATTCGATCTTCATCAAAAATGCCGTCGGAGCACTCGAGGAGCATCTGACCATCGGTTCGCTGCTGGCATCGATCGTCGTTTTCTTTTTCCTTTGGAATTTCCGCGCCACGTTCATCGCCGCACTCGCGATCCCGACGTCGATCATCGCAACCTTCGCTCTGATGTACGCGATGGGCTATACGCTCAATTCCATCACGATGCTCTCGCTCACGTTGATGGTCGGCATCGTGATCGACGATGCGATCATCGTGCTCGAAAACATCTACCGGTTTGTCGAAGAAAAAGGGATGAACCCCTATCAGGCCGCGATCGAAGGCACACGCGACATCGGCCTCGCCGTACTGGCGACGACGCTTTCGCTGATGGCGGTGTTCGTGCCGATCGGCTTTATGCAGGGCATCGTCGGGCGTTTCATGTCTTCGTTCGGCCTGACTGCGTCGTTCGCGGTCGGCGTATCGCTGATAGTTTCGTTCACGTTGACCCCGATGCTCGCCGCAAGGCTGATCAAGCACAAGACAAAAACCAAAGGACTCGAAGAGAACGAGAATGAACACGAAGCGAAGAGCAAGGAGCGCGGCTGGTTCCGATATTTGGATGCGACCTATACATTTCTGCTCAAATTCGCAATGGGCCACCGCTGGGTGATCATCAGCGTTTGCATTTTCGTTTTCCTGAGCATCGTGCCGCTTTTCATCTTCGTCGGCAAGAACTTCCTCCCTGTTGACGATCAATCGCAGTTCGAAATTCAGGTACGTGCTCCGGAAGGGACAAGTTTAGGAGCGACGTCGCAGATATTCGAACGAATCGCGGCCGAAGTGCGAAAGATGCCCGGCGTCACCGATACTCTTGCAACGGTCGGCGGCGGCACTCAGCTTGTTGTGAATTCAGGCACGATATACGTAAAGCTCGCCGACATTAAGGACCGCACCAAGTCGCAGGAAGAAATGATGGCAGACGCCCGAGATCTGCTGGCACAGTTTCCGGCAGAGCTCCGAACCGCGGTCCAGCAAGTGCAGGCATTTTCCGGCGGCGGTTTTCGCAATGCGAACGTGCAGTTCCTGATAGCGGGTCCGGACCTGAAAAAACTGGAAGAATATTCCGACAAGATACTGGCGAAAATGAAAACCGTCCCGGACGCAGTGGACGTCGATTCGACGCTGATCGCGGGCAAACCCGAACTGCAGCTTGAGGTGGACCGCGACACCGCGGCTGATCTCGGTGTACGCATCGGTGACGTCTCGCAGGCACTGAACACGCTCGTTGCGGGCCAGGAAGCGACGACGTTCAACAGCGGCAGCGACCAGTACAGCGTTCGGGTTCGGGCGATAAATACATTCCGTACCGACGTCGAAGGCCTCAAACGCTTGATCGTCCCGTCGTCAAAACTCGGCTGGGTCACGCTCGACCGCGTGGTCACCGTGAAGGAAGGCACCAGTCCAAGCTCGATCGACCGCACGAACCGCCAGCGTCAGGTCACGCTGCTCGCGAATACGCGGGCCGGCGGCTCCGCGGCGAGCATTACATCGGCGATAGACAGCTATGTGAAGGAACTTAACCTGCCTGCCGAATACAAAACAGGCTATGTCGGCCAATCGAAGGAAATGGGCAAAGCGGGCTTTTACTTCCTGCTGGCGTTCGTGCTGTCGTTTATCTTCATGTATATCGTGCTTGCGGCGCAGTTCGAATCTTTCATACATCCCGTGACCATCCTGCTGACGCTGCCGCTCGCTATTCCGTTCGGTATTTTAAGCCTGTTGATCGCGGGACAAACGGTGAATATTTTCTCAGGACTTGGTGTATTGCTTCTTTTCGGTGTGGTCAAAAAGAACGCCATTCTGCAGATCGACCATACGAACAGCCTGCGGTCGACGGGGCTCTCGCGATACGACGCGATCATTCAGGCGAACCGCGACCGTCTGCGGCCGATCCTGATGACGACCATCGCACTTGTAGCGGGAATGATGCCTCTGGTTCTCGCCACGGGAGCCGGCTCCGGAACGAACCGCTCGATCGGCGTTCTCGTCGTCGGCGGGCAGACGCTCTGTCTGCTGCTGACGCTCCTTGCAGTGCCGGTCTTCTATTCATTGTTCGACGATCTTTCTGAAATGCGGATCTTTAATTCGATAGGCCGCTTTGGCGAAAGGTTCTTTTCTACCATCAAAAGGCGCACCGCCGCAACGGCAAGTTCCATCATCGGGAGGCAATAG
- a CDS encoding SDR family oxidoreductase, translated as MGLGMLFRETYFITGFPGFIAERLIARLASSETQFFLLVQPHFVERAMKEIEEISVATAVPLENFVIVEGDITQPQLGIPNADLETIQFETTDVFHLAAAYDLDVEKDLAFRVNLQGTKNVNDLVLSIKDLKRYNYISTCYVAGKRDGVILETELEHKAGFRNYYEETKYLAELEVERLKNMVPLTIFRPSVVVGDSETGETAKYDGIYYLIHYLRKAPWLLRLINVGNKQVRLNLVPVDFVVEGIAQLARDGAAMGKTIALADPDPLTTAALFDAIAVEMTGRKSEFAPPTKLAEWFLNTGISPKLTGLPHSGVPYFFISQTYDTAVADELLAAHSIECPRFKDYVGNLLDFVEEYPKL; from the coding sequence ATGGGATTGGGTATGCTTTTTCGAGAGACGTATTTCATCACGGGATTTCCCGGTTTTATCGCCGAAAGGCTGATCGCTCGCCTCGCATCGAGCGAAACGCAGTTCTTCCTTCTGGTCCAGCCGCATTTTGTAGAACGAGCGATGAAAGAGATCGAAGAGATCTCCGTCGCAACTGCCGTCCCGCTTGAAAATTTCGTCATCGTTGAAGGCGACATAACGCAGCCGCAGCTCGGCATACCGAATGCCGATCTTGAGACCATACAGTTCGAAACGACGGACGTTTTTCACCTTGCGGCGGCCTACGATCTGGACGTGGAAAAGGACCTTGCGTTTCGTGTGAACCTGCAGGGCACAAAGAACGTCAACGACCTCGTGCTGTCGATCAAAGACCTGAAACGATACAACTACATCTCGACCTGCTATGTCGCGGGCAAACGCGATGGCGTCATTTTGGAGACCGAGCTCGAGCACAAAGCAGGGTTTCGCAACTACTACGAAGAGACGAAATATCTTGCCGAGCTCGAGGTCGAAAGGCTGAAGAATATGGTGCCGCTAACGATCTTTAGGCCTTCAGTGGTCGTGGGCGATTCCGAAACCGGTGAGACCGCCAAATACGACGGTATCTATTATTTGATCCATTATCTCCGCAAAGCACCGTGGCTTCTTCGTCTGATAAATGTTGGCAACAAACAGGTTAGGCTGAACCTGGTTCCGGTCGATTTTGTCGTCGAAGGCATAGCACAGCTCGCCCGCGACGGCGCCGCAATGGGGAAAACTATCGCTCTCGCAGACCCTGATCCGTTAACGACCGCCGCGTTATTCGACGCGATCGCAGTCGAAATGACCGGCCGAAAGTCCGAATTCGCCCCGCCTACCAAACTGGCGGAATGGTTTCTGAACACGGGCATCTCGCCAAAGCTTACGGGCCTGCCGCATTCCGGAGTACCGTATTTTTTCATATCGCAAACTTACGACACGGCGGTCGCCGACGAACTTCTCGCCGCTCATTCGATCGAATGCCCGCGGTTCAAGGACTACGTCGGCAATCTGCTTGATTTCGTCGAAGAGTATCCTAAGCTTTGA
- a CDS encoding TolC family protein, translated as MSWRIFHIFAAVLFLFGGSFLRAQNPEDLKPVPEIAPDYRSDDRKFPELGRVGVDITRQRAMMLRDAVEMALENNRDIEITRKTNRAAEFDLRATDGFFQPRLVGQAYYDRTKTPNVSIFSTNRETTQGTFVGNATLQGYIPRYGTSLSGTLANQRLTTDNPISILSPQYNATLSFIVNQPLLRGRKFDANRRTIEIAKRNVELTDTQFRQRSIEVVAAVEKAYWDLTFALRNLQVQRDAVRDAKQQLEHNRRLVAEGQLAPIDIVAAETQVANFEQAVYEALNVVNLSENALKNLISPNRNAAIWTEAITPVQPVEIAPPAGSLENAVETAIDNRPEIELNKTQFRINDLDKRLYREQRKPQIDLNASYGTSGIGGSQNPNFSAPFPLPCTVDPTSPACQQQQTNLAALTGNPYSGLLQNKFPTFRVGVTFNLPLFGDRSADALYGKAMVEAERIETQRELIEQGIQVEVRNAMQAIRTAEAKLRTAAIARENSQRQYESEQRKLDAGQSDVYKVLERQTALTAARSNELRARIDLNKAIAEYHRTTGTTLTANGVEAKLK; from the coding sequence GTGAGTTGGCGTATTTTCCACATTTTTGCTGCGGTGCTCTTCCTATTTGGTGGAAGCTTTTTGCGGGCCCAAAATCCGGAAGACCTGAAGCCCGTGCCCGAGATCGCACCCGACTACCGTTCGGATGATAGGAAGTTTCCCGAACTCGGCCGAGTCGGCGTTGACATCACGAGGCAGCGTGCGATGATGCTTCGCGACGCCGTCGAGATGGCATTGGAGAACAACCGCGACATCGAGATCACGCGGAAAACGAACCGGGCAGCGGAATTTGACCTGCGTGCGACGGATGGTTTCTTTCAGCCGCGTCTGGTCGGTCAGGCATATTACGACCGCACGAAAACGCCGAACGTGAGCATCTTCAGCACCAACCGCGAAACGACGCAAGGCACGTTCGTCGGCAACGCGACACTGCAGGGCTACATTCCGAGATACGGCACTTCGCTTTCCGGCACTTTAGCGAATCAGCGTCTGACGACGGACAACCCGATCAGCATCCTCAGCCCGCAATACAACGCAACGCTGAGTTTCATCGTGAATCAGCCTCTGCTCCGCGGACGCAAGTTCGACGCGAACCGCCGTACTATCGAGATAGCAAAACGCAACGTAGAACTAACAGACACGCAGTTCCGGCAGCGTTCGATCGAGGTGGTCGCTGCGGTCGAGAAGGCGTATTGGGACCTGACCTTTGCATTGCGAAATCTCCAGGTGCAGCGTGACGCCGTCCGCGACGCAAAACAGCAGCTCGAACACAATCGCCGTCTCGTCGCCGAAGGCCAGCTTGCGCCGATAGATATCGTCGCGGCCGAAACACAGGTGGCAAATTTCGAGCAGGCGGTTTACGAGGCACTGAATGTCGTCAATTTGTCCGAAAACGCCCTGAAAAATCTGATCTCGCCGAACCGCAATGCCGCGATATGGACCGAGGCGATCACGCCTGTTCAACCGGTTGAGATCGCACCGCCCGCAGGCTCGCTCGAAAATGCCGTTGAGACGGCTATCGACAACCGGCCTGAGATCGAGCTGAATAAGACGCAGTTTCGCATCAACGATCTCGACAAACGTCTTTATCGTGAGCAGCGAAAACCGCAGATCGACCTGAACGCAAGCTACGGCACGTCCGGGATCGGCGGTTCTCAGAATCCGAATTTCTCTGCACCGTTCCCGCTTCCCTGCACGGTCGATCCGACGTCGCCGGCATGTCAGCAGCAGCAGACGAATCTCGCCGCATTGACCGGAAATCCATATTCGGGCCTGCTGCAGAATAAATTTCCTACTTTCCGCGTGGGCGTTACGTTCAACCTGCCGCTTTTCGGCGACAGGTCCGCGGACGCGCTATACGGCAAGGCCATGGTGGAGGCCGAACGGATCGAAACGCAGCGTGAACTGATAGAACAAGGCATTCAGGTCGAAGTGCGAAACGCGATGCAGGCGATCCGTACCGCCGAAGCAAAACTCCGCACCGCCGCCATCGCCCGCGAAAATTCGCAGCGTCAGTACGAATCAGAACAGCGAAAACTCGACGCCGGCCAGTCGGACGTTTACAAGGTGCTCGAACGCCAGACGGCTCTCACCGCCGCACGCAGCAACGAACTCCGTGCCCGCATCGACCTGAACAAAGCGATCGCCGAATATCACCGGACGACCGGCACTACGCTCACAGCGAACGGCGTCGAAGCAAAGCTGAAATAG
- a CDS encoding TetR/AcrR family transcriptional regulator has product MDDAIKCDHTGRMSGDERREQILRTAVELFSQHGFKGTTTKQIAASSGVSEAMVFRHFATKDELYGAIIHAKACIDGVNKFPWDGDPAVLKALDENDDHAFFAGVALAALNKHQEDVAFMRLLFYSALEEHDLAERFFHEFVEQVYEFIGGYIERRQADGIFRDVNPRIVVRSFLGMLIHHSLNNILWDKNRKILDIPNEEAARNFADILLRGITAGISEAKDK; this is encoded by the coding sequence ATGGACGACGCAATTAAATGTGACCACACAGGCCGGATGTCGGGCGACGAGCGCCGCGAGCAGATACTGCGGACGGCGGTAGAACTGTTCTCGCAGCACGGCTTCAAAGGCACGACAACTAAACAGATAGCCGCGTCGTCGGGCGTTTCGGAGGCAATGGTCTTTCGTCATTTTGCGACGAAGGATGAGCTGTACGGAGCTATTATCCACGCCAAAGCATGCATCGACGGCGTAAACAAGTTTCCTTGGGACGGCGATCCGGCCGTTTTGAAGGCACTCGATGAAAACGACGACCACGCCTTCTTTGCAGGCGTAGCACTTGCGGCCTTGAACAAACATCAGGAAGACGTCGCGTTCATGCGGCTGCTGTTTTACTCGGCCCTTGAAGAGCACGATCTGGCGGAACGTTTTTTTCACGAATTCGTTGAACAGGTCTATGAGTTCATCGGCGGTTACATAGAACGCCGGCAGGCGGACGGCATTTTTCGCGATGTAAATCCACGGATCGTCGTCAGGTCATTTTTGGGTATGCTGATACATCACTCGCTAAACAACATTCTTTGGGACAAGAATCGAAAGATACTGGACATCCCGAACGAGGAGGCGGCAAGGAATTTTGCGGACATTTTGCTCCGCGGCATAACTGCCGGGATTTCGGAGGCGAAGGACAAATGA